A single window of Archangium gephyra DNA harbors:
- a CDS encoding type VI secretion IcmF C-terminal domain-containing protein — protein MGSQLLNGVLAQAPAGGGDPTKALSAGVNSLNSGAQSVKSSATTLGKLWAMVSPYVIWILVIAVVAFLVYATVKWLVPWWRRRRAGDPASSGPPPMDSNRLLRVRQAFLSGLPWANRAAVVDLPNVVVLGPAGSGKTELIGLDVDWQRQARQFLPSYTADALLQVYLGPDCVVQEVSAPLLEDETLGARRALRRMWQKCFSHRQKGLAVIALDVRWLADTPPDEQRRMAQLLRGKLNIMSEARGGPVETRLCLTHMDGLEGFEDFARLLKKHNVPLSFEIPKAGEEGRLSSLLEGQEQYLALGLTSLPVDDFERLEHFYSQGGRSFSALGRFVSALLEGDTLSYKPRITRVFFSSRTPEARASDTLSVLAEENSTQSLRQHYLRTHLRRAVTIAVVGCLPVILAYAHFYSLLGEAQDELQGFEDTIAELREQGLEGRGEVVEEQVNEAAEALLRLNRATRWWPPLSSSFPDEMLDLRQRLARGIRESHLRPALTYCRKQPKDCRPEQVLYLLATLHASNGDSLGSFVSSSVQPQHTRLLSRFRDGEDTEKAASPIEKTRTWISALELREPLVATYVLASDEPWERSPPCRRGAVQISNNADEDWSCWPYLQRLTFESQLKPWVDHFLFLRQTLEAGPKGLAELDLRREERERLQAQLADLDVYASLPTVLNLVDASSVQVNTRHFEGIETTVQVLDWLRTNRDTLAAVLRMEEEAYAGFQAVEKMTPSELLTRDGLWLTGENKGPYRIELLQQSFEFRPPQLSRDLLQALLDTYEKSGRLTVAAHASVRDGQMVLSRTPFEADLKPLVDDFTQRLKNAQLPLEEAAKREAYVQKRVNLFSQGYRDGLFHTIRGYRFTAPRRQLLDSLARLTQPSSEQVDMLRDVATRANLDPLEGPYYEPLRNAVAPFRPIVQLMTADKSGFYAALAPYQALVAQMHDELDAVSKPGQDKAAGNDKAAAAAAPAKDKKAPAEEEEGEEAPQDGTAELSDMITPLEKVALSMLLEEEGSYLRKAQEWLDTQGITGELRQPFLEPFLQVQRLGKQELESTLSRQWEEATGRMLRPMLERYPFNPDSKEDVDPGELEVLRRKDGAFWHFVDQMFSRVAVERGTQWSLRGPLREKLTMPDELLLSLSRLSRLARLLWDDEGRPRPLMLKVQPQPLPAPPITGVFVTMSSLKCGKTTAYGFNQSPTWQEFPLSWWDQQVSSIVLEMRSPARDAPQYLSLPWNRSAWSCFRLFEEATLTSDQRRQWSLALQGNGVGKRGLDISFGLKGDPWVPFREVPR, from the coding sequence GTGGGGTCGCAGCTGCTGAATGGGGTGTTGGCGCAGGCTCCCGCCGGGGGTGGAGATCCGACCAAGGCGCTCAGCGCCGGGGTCAACTCACTCAACTCGGGGGCCCAGTCCGTCAAGTCGAGCGCGACGACGCTCGGCAAGCTCTGGGCCATGGTGAGCCCGTACGTCATCTGGATACTCGTGATCGCCGTCGTGGCGTTCCTCGTGTACGCCACGGTGAAGTGGCTCGTGCCGTGGTGGCGCCGCCGGCGCGCGGGTGATCCCGCCTCCAGCGGCCCTCCGCCGATGGACTCCAACCGGCTGCTGCGGGTGCGCCAGGCGTTCCTCTCCGGGCTGCCCTGGGCCAACCGCGCCGCCGTGGTGGATCTGCCCAACGTGGTGGTGCTCGGGCCCGCTGGCAGCGGCAAGACGGAGCTGATCGGCCTGGACGTGGACTGGCAGCGCCAGGCCCGCCAGTTCCTCCCCAGCTACACCGCGGACGCGCTGCTCCAGGTGTACCTGGGGCCCGACTGCGTGGTGCAGGAGGTGTCCGCCCCGCTGCTGGAGGATGAGACGCTCGGCGCCCGCCGCGCCCTGCGCCGCATGTGGCAGAAGTGCTTCAGCCACCGGCAGAAGGGCCTGGCCGTCATCGCCCTGGACGTGCGCTGGTTGGCGGACACCCCGCCCGACGAGCAGCGCCGCATGGCCCAGCTGCTGCGCGGCAAGCTCAACATCATGTCCGAGGCCCGCGGCGGCCCGGTGGAGACCCGCCTGTGCCTGACGCACATGGACGGGCTCGAGGGCTTCGAGGACTTCGCCCGGCTGCTGAAGAAGCACAACGTGCCGCTGTCCTTCGAGATCCCCAAGGCGGGTGAGGAAGGCCGGCTGTCCTCGTTGCTGGAAGGGCAGGAGCAGTACCTGGCCCTGGGCCTCACCTCGCTGCCGGTGGACGACTTCGAGCGCCTGGAGCACTTCTACTCCCAGGGTGGCCGCTCCTTCTCGGCACTCGGCCGCTTCGTCTCCGCGCTGCTGGAGGGCGACACGCTCTCCTACAAGCCGCGGATCACCCGGGTGTTCTTCTCCTCCCGCACGCCCGAGGCGCGCGCCAGCGACACGCTGTCCGTGCTGGCCGAGGAGAACTCCACCCAGTCGCTGCGCCAGCACTACCTGCGCACCCACCTGCGGCGCGCCGTGACGATCGCCGTGGTGGGCTGTCTGCCGGTGATTCTCGCGTACGCCCACTTCTACTCGCTGCTGGGCGAGGCCCAGGACGAGTTGCAGGGCTTCGAGGACACCATCGCCGAGCTGCGCGAGCAGGGGCTCGAGGGCAGGGGAGAGGTCGTCGAGGAGCAGGTGAACGAGGCCGCGGAAGCGCTGCTGCGGCTCAACCGCGCCACGCGCTGGTGGCCGCCGCTCAGCTCCAGCTTCCCCGATGAGATGCTGGATCTGCGTCAGCGGCTGGCCCGGGGCATCCGGGAGAGCCACCTGCGGCCCGCGCTCACCTACTGCCGCAAGCAGCCCAAGGACTGCCGCCCCGAGCAGGTGCTCTACCTGCTGGCCACCCTGCACGCGTCCAACGGGGACAGCCTGGGCTCCTTCGTGAGCTCCAGCGTCCAGCCCCAGCACACGCGCCTGCTGAGCCGGTTCCGCGATGGCGAGGACACGGAGAAGGCCGCCTCCCCCATCGAGAAGACCCGGACGTGGATCTCCGCGTTGGAGCTGCGCGAGCCCCTGGTGGCCACCTACGTGCTCGCCAGTGACGAGCCCTGGGAGCGCTCTCCGCCCTGCCGCCGCGGGGCCGTGCAGATCTCCAACAACGCGGACGAGGACTGGTCCTGCTGGCCCTACCTGCAGCGGCTGACGTTCGAGAGCCAGCTCAAGCCCTGGGTGGATCACTTCCTGTTCCTGCGGCAGACCCTGGAGGCCGGACCCAAGGGGCTGGCCGAGCTGGATCTGCGCCGCGAGGAGCGCGAGCGCCTGCAGGCGCAGCTGGCGGACCTGGATGTCTACGCCTCGCTGCCCACCGTGCTCAACCTGGTCGACGCCTCGTCGGTGCAGGTCAACACGCGCCACTTCGAGGGCATCGAGACCACCGTCCAGGTGCTCGACTGGCTGAGGACGAACCGGGACACGCTCGCCGCCGTGCTGCGCATGGAGGAGGAGGCCTACGCGGGCTTCCAGGCCGTGGAGAAGATGACGCCCTCCGAGCTGCTCACCCGCGATGGTCTCTGGCTGACGGGCGAGAACAAGGGCCCGTACCGCATCGAGCTGCTCCAGCAGTCCTTCGAGTTCCGCCCGCCCCAGCTGTCGCGGGATCTGCTCCAGGCCCTGCTCGACACCTATGAGAAGAGCGGCCGGCTGACAGTCGCCGCCCATGCCTCCGTGCGCGATGGGCAGATGGTGCTGAGCCGGACGCCCTTCGAGGCGGACCTCAAGCCGCTGGTGGATGACTTCACCCAGCGCCTCAAGAACGCCCAGCTGCCGCTCGAAGAGGCCGCCAAGCGCGAGGCGTACGTGCAGAAGCGGGTGAACCTCTTCTCCCAGGGCTACCGCGACGGTCTCTTCCACACCATCCGCGGCTACCGCTTCACCGCGCCGCGCAGGCAGCTGCTCGACTCCCTGGCCCGGCTCACCCAGCCGTCCTCGGAGCAGGTGGACATGCTGCGCGACGTGGCCACCCGGGCCAACCTGGATCCGCTGGAGGGCCCCTACTACGAGCCGCTGCGCAACGCCGTGGCGCCCTTCCGGCCCATCGTCCAGCTCATGACGGCGGACAAGAGCGGCTTCTACGCCGCGCTCGCCCCGTACCAGGCGCTGGTGGCGCAGATGCATGACGAGCTGGATGCCGTGTCCAAGCCCGGCCAGGACAAGGCCGCTGGCAACGACAAGGCCGCCGCCGCCGCGGCTCCCGCCAAGGACAAGAAGGCCCCGGCCGAGGAAGAGGAGGGCGAAGAGGCGCCGCAGGACGGCACCGCGGAGCTCTCGGACATGATCACCCCGCTGGAGAAGGTGGCCCTGTCCATGCTGCTCGAGGAGGAGGGCTCCTACCTGCGCAAGGCCCAGGAGTGGCTGGACACGCAGGGCATCACCGGCGAGCTGCGCCAGCCCTTCCTCGAGCCCTTCCTCCAGGTGCAGCGCCTGGGCAAGCAGGAGCTGGAGAGCACCCTGTCGCGCCAGTGGGAAGAGGCCACTGGGCGCATGCTGCGGCCCATGCTGGAGCGCTACCCCTTCAACCCCGACTCCAAGGAGGACGTGGATCCGGGCGAGCTGGAGGTGCTGCGCCGCAAGGACGGCGCCTTCTGGCACTTCGTGGACCAGATGTTCTCCCGCGTCGCCGTGGAGCGGGGCACCCAGTGGTCCCTGCGCGGCCCCCTGCGCGAGAAGCTCACCATGCCGGACGAGCTGCTGCTGTCCCTCAGCCGTCTGTCCCGCCTGGCCAGGCTGCTGTGGGATGACGAGGGCCGGCCCCGGCCGCTCATGTTGAAGGTGCAGCCCCAGCCGCTGCCCGCGCCGCCCATCACCGGCGTCTTCGTCACCATGTCCTCCCTCAAGTGCGGGAAGACGACCGCCTATGGCTTCAACCAGAGCCCCACCTGGCAGGAGTTCCCCCTGAGCTGGTGGGATCAGCAGGTGTCCTCCATCGTGCTGGAGATGCGCTCGCCCGCGCGCGACGCTCCCCAGTACCTGTCGTTGCCGTGGAACCGCTCGGCCTGGAGCTGCTTCCGCCTCTTCGAGGAGGCCACCCTCACCAGCGATCAGCGCCGCCAGTGGAGCCTCGCCCTGCAGGGCAACGGCGTGGGCAAGCGCGGGTTGGACATCAGCTTCGGCCTCAAGGGAGACCCCTGGGTCCCCTTCCGGGAGGTGCCGCGATGA
- a CDS encoding DotU family type IV/VI secretion system protein has translation MKLEHWQSILRTHRQVRSLLDQSLPPEPTTLGERTQVRVGLQGLAQLQQLLLAEIGVLQRSLGGTYREEEIDEAVRPFVYLVDELVLRRLADLEQADWPLLQYKLYGIDSGGDRFYEVADEKLVQRGASPLVFELLHFCLTAGFEGRYAGNTARLREYKERLAARIPTPEAVPAPPPAVAQQPLVHAFPWRYYAVSGFVVVTVPVLLWWLSR, from the coding sequence ATGAAACTCGAGCATTGGCAGAGCATCCTCCGGACGCACCGGCAGGTGCGCTCGTTGTTGGATCAATCCCTGCCTCCCGAGCCCACCACGCTGGGTGAGCGCACCCAGGTCCGCGTGGGCCTCCAGGGCCTGGCCCAGCTCCAGCAGCTGCTCCTGGCCGAGATCGGCGTCCTCCAGCGCTCCCTGGGGGGCACCTACCGCGAAGAGGAGATCGACGAGGCGGTGCGCCCCTTCGTCTATCTCGTCGACGAGCTGGTGCTGCGCCGGCTCGCGGACCTGGAGCAGGCCGACTGGCCCCTGTTGCAGTACAAACTGTACGGCATCGACTCGGGCGGCGATCGTTTCTACGAGGTGGCCGACGAGAAGCTCGTCCAGCGCGGGGCCTCGCCGCTCGTCTTCGAGCTGCTGCACTTCTGCCTCACCGCCGGCTTCGAGGGCCGCTACGCGGGCAACACGGCCCGGCTGCGCGAGTACAAGGAGCGCCTGGCCGCTCGTATCCCCACGCCCGAGGCAGTGCCCGCTCCGCCGCCCGCCGTGGCCCAGCAGCCCCTCGTCCACGCCTTCCCGTGGCGCTACTACGCGGTGTCCGGATTCGTGGTGGTGACCGTCCCGGTGCTACTGTGGTGGCTATCGCGATGA
- a CDS encoding type VI secretion system baseplate subunit TssF, which translates to MSDSSDRIYLDYLNELDALERFRQRFLGSYPTVPMDREDPHVRRLIESMAFFSVQTRLATQHNLRSTWLRLFSSFFDFLLQPLPAVGLVQALPAEKMTETVVLTRGTELRLSPAHGVAGTFRTRRHLRILPISSTGTEVVRLPDGRWRLILRYASSFPRRDPVGLFSLHVRHLDEYRPSLAVFHALRQHLTQVGVVYDAPANESSQPLPCEFSLGNAPGELDDAGAYEHPLQRVRAFFQMPEQGLFLHVSVPSHRKEWTRFSLCLDLDKSWSVGRSSYPDFLHPFVVPVENLKAEPAQPIVTDGTRSEYPIRGMTAGRDLQLHSITGVYVLDKSGRTPMRPAFLPGEGPSYELDESLDEELRARHSLLVRMPEAFLEPRKLLVEALWYQPQFVSEAVGRVAVSTPGRHVEGLGWQLVGRLEAHRESTLRNDVAGLTRLLAWKVKSTLERNELAALLSYLGTPAEEPFRRVIPWLRELKATVAPDGALRGSGLLHVYELLLEPFDASAEPLVACFLEQVQQLLEAWNAEASVVLRPTVAGAGPFQFKVSS; encoded by the coding sequence GTGAGCGATTCGTCGGACCGGATCTACCTGGACTACCTGAACGAGCTGGATGCGCTCGAGCGCTTCCGGCAGCGTTTCCTGGGCTCGTACCCCACCGTGCCCATGGACCGGGAGGATCCGCACGTGCGGCGCCTCATCGAGTCCATGGCCTTCTTCTCGGTGCAGACGCGCCTGGCCACGCAGCACAACCTGCGCTCCACCTGGCTGCGGCTCTTCTCCTCCTTCTTCGACTTCCTGCTGCAGCCGCTGCCCGCCGTGGGCCTGGTGCAGGCGCTGCCGGCGGAGAAGATGACCGAGACGGTGGTGCTCACCCGGGGCACCGAGCTGCGCCTGTCACCCGCCCACGGCGTGGCCGGTACCTTCCGCACCCGCCGCCACCTGCGCATCCTCCCCATCTCCTCCACGGGCACCGAGGTTGTGCGCCTGCCCGACGGGCGCTGGCGGCTCATCCTCCGCTACGCGTCCAGCTTCCCGCGCCGGGATCCGGTGGGCCTCTTCAGCCTGCACGTGCGCCACCTGGACGAGTACCGTCCCTCGCTGGCCGTCTTCCATGCGCTGCGCCAGCACCTCACGCAGGTGGGCGTGGTGTACGACGCCCCCGCCAACGAGTCCTCCCAGCCGCTGCCGTGCGAGTTCTCCCTGGGCAACGCCCCCGGCGAGCTGGATGACGCGGGCGCCTACGAGCACCCGCTGCAACGCGTGCGTGCCTTCTTCCAGATGCCCGAGCAGGGCCTCTTCCTCCACGTGTCGGTGCCCTCGCACCGCAAGGAGTGGACCCGCTTCAGCCTGTGCCTGGACCTGGACAAGTCCTGGTCGGTGGGCCGCTCCAGCTACCCGGACTTCCTCCACCCCTTCGTCGTCCCGGTGGAGAACCTCAAGGCCGAGCCCGCCCAGCCCATCGTCACCGACGGCACCCGCTCCGAGTACCCCATCCGCGGCATGACCGCCGGGCGAGATTTGCAGCTGCACTCCATCACCGGCGTGTACGTGCTGGACAAGTCGGGACGCACGCCCATGCGCCCGGCCTTCCTCCCCGGAGAGGGGCCCAGCTACGAGCTGGACGAGTCGCTCGATGAGGAGCTGCGCGCGCGTCACAGCCTGCTGGTGCGCATGCCCGAGGCCTTCCTCGAGCCGCGCAAGCTCCTGGTGGAGGCGCTCTGGTATCAGCCCCAGTTCGTCTCCGAGGCCGTGGGCCGCGTCGCCGTCTCCACCCCGGGCCGCCACGTGGAGGGCCTGGGCTGGCAATTGGTGGGCCGGCTCGAGGCACACCGCGAGAGCACGCTGCGCAATGACGTGGCGGGATTGACCCGGCTGCTCGCCTGGAAGGTCAAGTCCACGCTCGAGCGCAATGAGCTGGCCGCGTTGCTGAGCTACCTCGGCACTCCCGCCGAGGAGCCCTTCCGCCGCGTCATCCCCTGGCTCCGCGAGCTCAAGGCCACCGTGGCCCCGGATGGCGCACTGCGGGGTTCCGGCCTGCTGCACGTCTACGAGCTGCTGCTCGAGCCCTTCGACGCCAGCGCCGAGCCCCTGGTCGCCTGCTTCCTCGAGCAGGTGCAGCAGCTCCTGGAAGCGTGGAATGCTGAGGCCTCGGTGGTGCTGCGGCCCACCGTGGCCGGGGCGGGCCCCTTCCAGTTCAAGGTATCCTCATGA
- a CDS encoding GPW/gp25 family protein, translating to MARPSFLDKFTSPWQRSGSNQGELALVRQNLESVLNTKEGFGYFVQGFGVGRYTEKFGTRDLMTTLSDELLHSVRQFEPRLEEPELELRGRDSGLWLHFVLTARLNGAPCTLRLLFHTVSGRVRVEEDEEG from the coding sequence ATGGCACGCCCCTCCTTCCTCGACAAGTTCACCAGCCCCTGGCAGCGCTCGGGATCCAACCAGGGTGAGCTGGCGCTGGTGCGGCAGAACCTGGAGTCCGTGCTCAACACCAAGGAGGGCTTTGGCTACTTCGTCCAGGGCTTCGGTGTGGGGCGCTACACCGAGAAGTTCGGCACGCGGGATCTGATGACCACGCTCTCCGACGAGCTGCTGCACTCGGTGCGGCAGTTCGAGCCACGTCTGGAGGAGCCGGAGCTGGAGCTGCGCGGCCGGGACTCGGGCCTGTGGCTGCACTTCGTGCTGACGGCCCGGCTCAATGGCGCGCCCTGCACACTGCGGCTCCTCTTCCATACCGTGAGCGGCCGCGTCCGGGTGGAAGAGGACGAGGAGGGGTGA
- the tssK gene encoding type VI secretion system baseplate subunit TssK has protein sequence MQHHKLARVRWQVGQTLLPEHFRAQDESLSAEARVHAGLSGLPQVGIASLAWSEALLAEGSLSISSLTAVLPGGFLVDVPGNAALPSFSLEATGRAEVTVFLHLLEDTRGTEGVPLYADEPPNVQRVLRKLQLSSEQSVDRALSSLELVAFSKNLDGSWRPSARKVPPLLLVGPNPFLNGLLAELDSLLEKAHGQLRTLLLDSYQRGERLASARRTLLEVHRLQALRTDMRNGISPHPYFFFAALRQFYFEVCCYLELEPAGDMPTYLHENPAEGLWGWMTLLNRAFRPEDTRLTYKPFDQKEGQFVLAPLPTLDEGVQSELYLLVRSEDPSQPASMEGVKIASPARLPAVRRLALRGIPFQHVPHPAFPHAFGPEISWYKLSMGEEWQYAQRDNGMAFYATPALQGTQVFLFWRRA, from the coding sequence ATGCAGCACCACAAGCTCGCGCGGGTCCGCTGGCAGGTTGGCCAGACGCTCCTTCCCGAGCACTTTCGCGCCCAGGATGAGTCCCTCTCCGCGGAAGCGCGTGTACACGCCGGGCTGTCCGGGCTGCCCCAGGTGGGCATCGCCTCGCTCGCGTGGAGTGAAGCGCTCCTGGCCGAAGGCAGTCTCTCCATCTCCTCGCTGACCGCCGTCCTGCCGGGTGGTTTCCTGGTGGACGTGCCCGGCAACGCCGCCCTGCCGTCCTTCTCGCTGGAGGCCACCGGGCGCGCCGAGGTCACCGTCTTCCTGCACCTGCTGGAGGACACGCGCGGCACCGAGGGGGTGCCGCTCTACGCGGACGAGCCGCCCAACGTGCAGCGCGTGCTGCGCAAGCTGCAGCTCTCCAGCGAGCAGTCCGTGGACCGGGCCCTGTCCTCGTTGGAGCTGGTGGCCTTCTCCAAGAACCTCGATGGCTCCTGGCGCCCCTCGGCCCGGAAGGTGCCGCCGCTGCTGCTGGTGGGCCCCAACCCCTTCCTCAACGGGCTGCTCGCCGAGCTGGACTCGTTGCTGGAGAAGGCGCACGGCCAGCTGCGCACCCTGTTGCTGGACAGCTACCAGCGGGGCGAGCGGCTCGCGAGTGCCCGCCGCACCCTGCTCGAGGTGCACCGGCTGCAGGCCCTGCGCACCGACATGCGCAACGGCATCAGCCCGCACCCGTACTTCTTCTTCGCCGCCCTGCGGCAGTTCTACTTCGAGGTGTGCTGCTACCTGGAGCTGGAGCCCGCCGGCGACATGCCCACCTACCTCCACGAGAATCCCGCCGAGGGGCTGTGGGGGTGGATGACGCTGCTCAACCGGGCCTTCCGCCCCGAGGACACGCGGCTCACCTACAAGCCCTTCGACCAGAAGGAAGGCCAGTTCGTCCTCGCGCCGCTGCCCACGCTGGACGAGGGCGTGCAGAGCGAGCTGTACCTGCTGGTGCGCAGCGAGGATCCCAGCCAGCCCGCCTCCATGGAGGGCGTGAAGATCGCGAGCCCCGCCCGGCTGCCCGCGGTGCGCCGGCTGGCACTCCGGGGCATTCCCTTCCAGCACGTGCCGCACCCCGCCTTCCCCCACGCCTTCGGCCCGGAGATCTCCTGGTACAAGCTGTCCATGGGCGAGGAGTGGCAGTACGCCCAGCGCGACAACGGCATGGCCTTCTACGCCACCCCGGCGCTCCAGGGCACGCAGGTCTTCCTCTTCTGGCGCAGGGCTTGA
- the tssC gene encoding type VI secretion system contractile sheath large subunit, giving the protein MAVEKNYLNELFKVRGLDMPTSASPMIGTGLVPATHNEVQVPGDERFMSSLAALLYNVEPVQDEAGQIRFDKGEVLKAVARIDELIESQINEILHHEKFQQVESVWRGLEDLVNNTNFQADITIDILDVAKEELAEDFEKNSSSLFSSALFDKVYIKEYDQFGGRPYGVMLGLYDFSASRADLTWLERMGTVANAAHCPFIAAASPKFFDCDSVEQLESLKNLDGVLSHPRYSKWHELRDKEEAAYIGLTLPRYVVRLPWDPESNPCEVLNFKEDAQGDSKKYLWGNTAFLMGRNLVKAFEMSGWCQSIRGPKSGGLVTGLPVDSFTLRGQKMIQAPVEIAIPDYREYEFARNGFIPLVYRKSTGEAAFFSTQSIKQAKKFKDPKDSENSQLVTNLAYTFSITRLAHYIKSIQRDNIGSTADAGYVQRQIESWLSGYVTTVTNPDDLTLRRFPFKSVAVQVEARPGEIGWYDCKVAVLPHIQFEGLNVELMLESRLG; this is encoded by the coding sequence ATGGCCGTCGAAAAAAATTACCTGAATGAGCTGTTCAAGGTCCGCGGGCTCGACATGCCCACCAGCGCCTCGCCGATGATCGGCACCGGCCTGGTGCCCGCCACCCACAACGAGGTGCAGGTGCCGGGCGACGAGCGCTTCATGTCCTCGCTCGCCGCGCTGCTCTACAACGTCGAGCCCGTCCAGGACGAGGCGGGGCAGATCCGCTTCGACAAGGGCGAGGTGCTCAAGGCCGTCGCGCGCATCGACGAGCTCATCGAGTCGCAGATCAACGAGATCCTCCACCACGAGAAGTTCCAGCAGGTGGAGTCGGTGTGGCGCGGTCTCGAGGACCTCGTCAACAACACCAACTTCCAGGCCGACATCACCATCGACATCCTGGATGTGGCCAAGGAGGAGCTGGCCGAGGACTTCGAGAAGAACTCGAGCAGCCTCTTCTCCAGCGCCCTCTTCGACAAGGTCTACATCAAGGAGTACGACCAGTTCGGCGGCCGTCCCTACGGCGTCATGCTGGGCCTGTACGACTTCAGCGCCTCGCGGGCGGACCTGACGTGGCTGGAGCGCATGGGCACGGTGGCCAACGCGGCGCACTGCCCGTTCATCGCCGCCGCCAGCCCCAAGTTCTTCGACTGCGACAGCGTCGAGCAGCTCGAGTCGCTCAAGAACCTGGACGGCGTGCTCAGCCACCCGCGCTACAGCAAGTGGCACGAGCTGCGCGACAAGGAAGAGGCCGCCTACATCGGCCTGACGCTGCCGCGCTACGTGGTGCGCCTGCCGTGGGATCCCGAGAGCAACCCCTGCGAGGTGCTCAACTTCAAGGAGGACGCCCAGGGTGACTCCAAGAAGTACCTGTGGGGCAACACGGCCTTCCTCATGGGCCGCAACCTGGTGAAGGCCTTCGAGATGTCCGGCTGGTGCCAGTCCATCCGCGGCCCCAAGAGCGGCGGTCTCGTCACGGGCCTGCCCGTGGACTCCTTCACCCTGCGCGGCCAGAAGATGATCCAGGCGCCGGTGGAGATCGCCATCCCGGACTACCGCGAGTACGAGTTCGCCCGCAACGGCTTCATCCCGCTGGTGTACCGCAAGTCCACGGGGGAGGCGGCCTTCTTCAGCACCCAGTCCATCAAGCAGGCCAAGAAGTTCAAGGACCCGAAGGACTCCGAGAACTCGCAGCTCGTCACCAACCTGGCCTACACCTTCTCCATCACGCGCCTGGCGCACTACATCAAGAGCATCCAGCGCGACAACATCGGCAGCACGGCGGATGCCGGCTACGTGCAGCGGCAGATCGAGTCGTGGCTGTCCGGCTACGTCACCACGGTGACCAACCCGGATGACCTGACGCTGCGGCGCTTCCCGTTCAAGTCCGTGGCCGTGCAGGTTGAGGCGCGCCCGGGTGAGATTGGCTGGTATGATTGCAAGGTGGCCGTGCTTCCGCACATCCAGTTCGAAGGCCTCAACGTGGAGCTGATGTTGGAGTCCCGCCTGGGATGA
- the tssB gene encoding type VI secretion system contractile sheath small subunit produces MPIQDKLPKSRITLVYRTKINGQPEDVKLPFRVVVLGDFSQGSSKDRQLDLDERAMRSVTGSNINELMKDMGMSVSFEVDDKVSADGEGKMQVELPIDRMKSFHPDEIVHHVPKLKALMLLRKLLMEMQSDIDNRKELRRTLYELFSNKEQLQKLLESDALKSYESMRLPTPAKAKSDQPALAAGTSAAKA; encoded by the coding sequence GTGCCCATCCAGGACAAGCTGCCCAAGTCTCGTATCACGCTCGTCTACCGCACCAAGATCAACGGCCAGCCGGAAGACGTGAAGTTGCCCTTCCGCGTCGTGGTGCTTGGTGATTTCTCGCAGGGCAGCTCCAAGGACCGGCAGCTGGACCTGGACGAGCGCGCCATGCGCTCGGTCACCGGCTCCAACATCAACGAGCTGATGAAGGACATGGGGATGTCCGTGTCGTTCGAGGTGGACGACAAGGTCAGCGCGGATGGCGAGGGGAAGATGCAGGTCGAGCTGCCCATCGACCGCATGAAGTCCTTCCACCCGGACGAGATCGTCCACCACGTGCCCAAGCTCAAGGCGCTGATGCTCCTGCGCAAGCTCCTCATGGAGATGCAGTCGGACATCGACAACCGCAAGGAGCTGCGGCGCACGCTCTACGAGCTCTTCTCCAACAAGGAGCAGCTGCAGAAGCTCCTGGAGAGCGACGCGCTCAAGAGCTACGAGTCCATGCGCCTGCCCACGCCGGCCAAGGCGAAGTCCGACCAGCCCGCGCTCGCCGCTGGTACCTCGGCCGCCAAGGCCTGA